One genomic segment of Porphyromonadaceae bacterium W3.11 includes these proteins:
- a CDS encoding transglycosylase domain-containing protein produces the protein MKKWLKVLLSTLWILFGLGVLSVIVLIALIANGVIGYMPPIEDLQNPIDKYASQLISEDGEVLGAFALKGNNRVYVTYEELSPQIVDALIATEDKRFTKHSGIDVRGVFRAIFKTVLLGQKESGGGSTITQQLAKQLYSPQANNFFERALQKPIEWVIAVELERFYTKEEIITLYLNKFDFLYQAVGIESAAQTYFNTTPAELTTEEAAMLVGMCKNPSLYNPNRFPERCKQRRDVVLSLMAKEGYISKEEKEELQATPIKLNFKRQSHRASIAPYFREHLRKIMMAQKPDKSHYFEWQLEQYERDKEQWENNPLYGWCNKNTKANGDHYNIYTDGLKIYTTINSKMQEYAEEAMLEHLAGEIQPTFDKEKKGRSRAPFSNRISEEEMKAIIDRAITQSDRYRTMQEAGISKAEILASFDEPTAMSVFDYAKEDNHYTTVVKDTVMTPRDSILYQKKFLRSGFMAMDSRSGMVRAYVGGQDFSTFQYDMASQGRRQIGSTMKPFLYSMAMNEGFTPCNMMLHVQPHIPDENGRIWSPKNVGAKRIGEMVSINWGLQNSSNWTTAWLMSQMSPYTFVDLLHSFGITGNIDPVMSICLGTPDITVQEMVTGFSTFSNAGIRPEPLYVTRIEDQFGNVVAEFMPILHEVLPAEASYKTLYMLRNVMDGGTGSRVRTRYHIQSEMGGKTGTSQNHSDGWFMCFTPRISTGCWVGGEDRDIHFDGIRLGQGANMSLPIVAKFFQKVYADKELQKRADILGISPDLKFEIPAEYRDPCKSNDGRVSTPYEEVVVQDEQGIDPLFD, from the coding sequence ATGAAAAAATGGCTTAAGGTTCTGCTTTCAACGCTCTGGATCCTATTTGGGTTAGGTGTTTTAAGCGTGATTGTTCTAATCGCACTAATCGCCAATGGTGTGATTGGCTATATGCCCCCTATTGAAGACTTACAAAATCCTATTGACAAGTATGCATCTCAGTTGATTTCAGAAGATGGAGAAGTCTTAGGAGCATTTGCTCTAAAGGGTAACAATCGGGTCTATGTAACGTACGAAGAGCTTTCACCTCAAATCGTTGACGCATTAATTGCAACAGAAGATAAACGCTTCACAAAACACTCTGGTATTGATGTTAGGGGGGTATTCAGAGCTATATTCAAAACGGTCTTGCTTGGCCAGAAAGAGTCTGGAGGTGGTAGTACGATCACTCAACAGCTGGCAAAGCAGCTATACTCTCCACAAGCAAATAATTTCTTCGAACGTGCTCTACAGAAGCCTATTGAATGGGTTATCGCTGTGGAGTTAGAGCGTTTTTATACAAAAGAAGAGATCATCACACTCTATCTCAATAAGTTTGACTTTCTCTACCAAGCAGTAGGGATAGAATCTGCAGCACAAACGTACTTTAATACAACACCTGCAGAACTCACAACAGAAGAAGCAGCGATGCTAGTCGGGATGTGCAAGAATCCATCGCTATATAATCCTAATAGGTTCCCTGAACGATGCAAACAACGCCGGGATGTAGTGCTATCCTTGATGGCTAAAGAAGGTTACATATCAAAGGAAGAAAAGGAAGAGCTACAAGCGACTCCCATCAAGCTAAACTTCAAACGCCAAAGCCATCGAGCAAGTATTGCCCCATACTTTAGAGAACATCTTAGAAAAATAATGATGGCTCAAAAGCCAGATAAAAGCCACTACTTCGAATGGCAATTAGAGCAGTATGAACGAGATAAAGAGCAGTGGGAAAATAACCCGCTGTATGGTTGGTGTAATAAAAACACCAAAGCAAATGGTGACCATTACAACATCTACACTGACGGTCTGAAGATCTATACCACCATCAATTCTAAAATGCAAGAGTACGCTGAAGAAGCGATGCTAGAGCATCTAGCAGGTGAGATCCAACCAACATTTGACAAAGAAAAGAAAGGACGTTCGAGAGCTCCATTCTCCAATCGCATCTCTGAGGAGGAAATGAAAGCTATCATCGATAGAGCAATTACTCAAAGCGATAGATACAGGACGATGCAGGAGGCGGGCATATCAAAAGCTGAAATCTTAGCAAGCTTTGATGAGCCGACAGCTATGTCCGTCTTTGATTACGCAAAAGAGGACAACCATTATACTACTGTAGTTAAAGATACAGTAATGACTCCTCGAGACTCCATTCTCTACCAAAAGAAATTTTTACGAAGTGGCTTTATGGCAATGGACAGTAGGAGTGGTATGGTACGTGCTTATGTTGGGGGACAGGATTTTTCAACATTCCAATATGATATGGCATCTCAAGGACGCCGTCAAATAGGCTCCACTATGAAGCCATTTCTGTACTCTATGGCAATGAATGAAGGATTCACCCCATGTAATATGATGTTACATGTTCAGCCACACATCCCAGATGAGAATGGTAGGATATGGTCTCCTAAAAATGTCGGAGCGAAGAGAATCGGTGAAATGGTGAGCATTAATTGGGGACTTCAAAACTCTTCCAACTGGACTACAGCATGGCTGATGAGCCAGATGTCTCCCTACACGTTCGTGGACCTGCTACACAGTTTTGGGATCACAGGTAACATAGATCCAGTAATGTCTATTTGTCTCGGAACACCTGATATCACAGTACAGGAAATGGTTACAGGCTTTAGTACTTTTTCAAATGCAGGAATTAGGCCAGAGCCATTATACGTCACACGAATAGAAGATCAGTTCGGCAATGTGGTTGCTGAATTTATGCCTATTCTTCACGAGGTGCTACCAGCAGAAGCAAGTTATAAGACCCTCTATATGCTTCGAAATGTGATGGATGGAGGTACTGGTAGTCGTGTAAGGACAAGATACCATATACAATCTGAAATGGGCGGTAAGACAGGAACCTCACAGAATCATTCTGATGGTTGGTTCATGTGCTTTACACCTCGTATCAGCACAGGTTGTTGGGTAGGTGGAGAGGATAGAGATATCCACTTTGATGGCATACGATTAGGACAAGGGGCAAATATGTCCCTACCTATAGTTGCGAAGTTTTTCCAGAAAGTGTATGCCGACAAGGAACTTCAAAAAAGAGCTGATATACTGGGTATCTCACCTGACTTAAAGTTTGAGATACCAGCTGAATATAGGGATCCTTGTAAGTCTAATGATGGTAGAGTATCAACCCCATATGAGGAAGTTGTTGTTCAGGATGAACAAGGAATAGACCCACTATTTGACTAG
- a CDS encoding M56 family metallopeptidase yields MALIRYLIWSSVGIALFYLIDILFLRRSNMLKAQRWYYIFAILISLTLPLLSSLISPVQDVFESMMLPNFTITYTPSPDTIERELVAMEATEPITSAMWTLGWWKNTLLIIWVSGLFILGLRLAIGWITLRRLLKGAEKRKQGEATLYLVDKKIAPFTYRKSIVINRTMAHDSIMNSILCHELEHVRQKHYRDLTLGVLLQLLQWWNPFAWSLLHNQRNTLEYLADEGVLSSGLDKKRYQLHLLQGVTGLSLELPLLSFSVQNLKKRILTMNTQKKEKKWAGIMCALTSIPVAAVLLFSTQLVNAKPAPDILLDGEKNNTEMISKDINTIAPVSELQEPTRQDPPKKDGEVFEYTDEMPEFPGGMTELMSWLSENIKYPAEAVKQKIEGRVFVSFIIEKDGSVSNLTIAKGAHELLDQEALRIVGLMPKWKPGKDKGKLVRCRYTLPISFKLPLEQNNSKDNGKE; encoded by the coding sequence ATGGCACTTATTAGATACTTAATATGGTCTAGTGTAGGAATTGCCCTATTCTATTTAATAGACATCCTATTCCTAAGGCGTAGCAATATGCTTAAGGCTCAGCGTTGGTATTATATCTTTGCTATCCTCATCAGCTTAACGCTTCCTTTACTCTCTTCGCTTATCTCTCCCGTACAAGACGTCTTTGAGAGCATGATGCTGCCCAATTTCACCATCACCTATACCCCTTCTCCTGACACCATCGAAAGAGAATTGGTAGCGATGGAGGCTACTGAGCCAATCACATCCGCTATGTGGACCTTAGGATGGTGGAAAAACACTTTACTAATAATATGGGTATCAGGGCTATTTATCCTCGGACTAAGATTGGCAATAGGATGGATTACGTTGCGTCGCTTACTGAAGGGAGCTGAAAAAAGAAAACAAGGCGAAGCAACCCTCTACCTAGTAGATAAGAAAATAGCTCCCTTTACCTATCGGAAAAGTATTGTCATTAATCGTACTATGGCTCATGACTCCATCATGAACTCTATATTATGCCATGAGTTGGAGCACGTTCGACAGAAACATTATAGAGATCTTACCCTCGGAGTATTGCTGCAGCTACTTCAGTGGTGGAATCCCTTTGCGTGGAGTTTGCTCCACAATCAACGCAATACGCTTGAATATCTAGCAGACGAAGGCGTATTAAGCTCTGGACTAGACAAAAAAAGGTATCAATTACACCTTTTACAAGGTGTTACAGGCCTATCCCTAGAGCTTCCACTATTATCATTTTCAGTACAAAACCTTAAAAAAAGAATTTTAACAATGAACACTCAGAAAAAAGAAAAGAAATGGGCTGGCATCATGTGTGCCTTGACCTCAATACCTGTTGCAGCTGTTTTACTATTTAGCACGCAACTCGTTAATGCTAAACCAGCTCCAGATATCTTATTGGATGGCGAAAAGAACAACACCGAAATGATTTCAAAAGATATAAATACCATTGCTCCTGTATCCGAACTTCAAGAACCTACTAGACAGGACCCTCCTAAAAAGGATGGAGAAGTTTTTGAATACACAGATGAGATGCCCGAATTTCCCGGCGGAATGACGGAACTAATGTCCTGGTTAAGTGAAAACATTAAATATCCTGCTGAGGCTGTTAAGCAAAAAATTGAAGGAAGGGTATTTGTGTCCTTTATAATCGAGAAAGATGGCTCAGTATCTAATCTCACAATAGCAAAAGGTGCTCATGAGCTTTTAGACCAGGAAGCTTTGCGAATAGTAGGTCTTATGCCGAAATGGAAACCTGGCAAAGACAAAGGTAAACTAGTTCGTTGTCGTTACACACTACCCATCAGTTTCAAGCTACCTCTAGAGCAGAATAATTCAAAAGATAATGGAAAAGAATGA
- a CDS encoding BlaI/MecI/CopY family transcriptional regulator, protein MEKNNFLNALTPQEEDIMRAYWIIGKGEISDAIKEMKHNDLPYTTIASTVYKLEDKKYLKRVGKKRGYVFAPKVSERDYANRTLKYVVSNFFTGSYKDLVSYFAEEQKLTREEIKEILEMIDNDSTK, encoded by the coding sequence ATGGAAAAGAATAATTTTTTAAACGCACTTACTCCTCAAGAGGAAGATATCATGCGAGCTTACTGGATAATAGGCAAAGGGGAAATCAGCGATGCTATAAAAGAGATGAAACATAATGATCTACCCTACACGACAATCGCCTCAACGGTATATAAGCTTGAAGATAAGAAATATCTTAAAAGAGTTGGAAAAAAAAGAGGGTACGTCTTTGCACCAAAAGTTTCAGAGCGTGATTACGCCAATCGTACGCTAAAGTACGTCGTCTCCAACTTTTTTACCGGCTCCTATAAGGATCTAGTCAGTTACTTTGCAGAAGAGCAAAAACTGACCAGAGAAGAGATTAAAGAAATACTTGAGATGATTGATAACGATAGCACAAAATAA
- a CDS encoding TonB-dependent receptor, with the protein MLSIPLMFFTLGEARAQGGRQETISGLVWEKSYNEAVIGARVQVKGTSQGAITDLDGRFIIKNVTVPAIIQVSYIGYKTVEIPVTSETTELRIELKEDVQSLDEVVIIGYGASARKQDLSASVGVISNTDELTVRPVSSATSMLQGQLAGVTVQSNGGDPTGLPSLIIRGQGSQNGDNVLWVVDGVPGAPITSVNEIESIVVLKDAASAAIYGAQSGAGGVVLVTTKKARKGAPSISYDGIVGFRQASNLPRGLNAEEQLRMRTLSLKNAGRTIPDAWNPTKNPWITTTRTNWMDEIFRTATYHRHNIALNVGTDVSANRFTFSYDDNQGVLIGTYNKNLSLRYNGSFDINNYVTISEDLIWSQGDSRSKNTNDAYTGPILSAIYMPSSAEVYNPLDGSFGGVTTEDPEYIKKYGPNLAAAHGDVVNPVRLLIAENRFNKSSDLWSTSSLTVKNIVPGFKFNSRFSYNIYNSFYKNFNPRVDEPGKPNEDNTLSQNSYRTEAWDVENTLTYDTTLDKHSVGALVSSTANHWESRGMSGIGRSFADESASMVYMPNAESTSADDWFGGPDANLSIVSRLSYSYDDRYFATASWRRDYAGRLPENKNYGDFPAVTAAWKISNEGFFPKNDILSLLKFRGSWGRIGNLSSVGMNYKSPTLGRTFWDEGAHYGAEINTQYNTFFYFSNQSNPNLTWETAEQLDLGIDLVMFRNKLSLSMDYFDKRTFNLIQEQTLGWPSTIGLDAPLINEGEIKNQGFELSFNWYNNPIKDFSYSISGNLTYLKNWVSNIGVMNSDGTKGVWAVKSSEFRDIPYMIQTAEGEPLNSFYLIKTDGIFQTDQEAEDYTHDGKRIQPNAKAGDLKFVDFNGDGNIDNEDRQYMGNATPDFTYALTLGATYKKLSLSLMLQGVHGAQALNVAKYMTMSDVNGNFNRDSRILDAWSPTNTGSNIPRLSKNDPNQNFSRPSDWYLEDASYLRVKNVTISYDLTDVIRNWDHLNDRMSSLSLFMSGDNLLTFTKYSGMDPETGGWDAMKYPVSRVFSFGIKMTY; encoded by the coding sequence ATGCTCTCCATTCCCCTGATGTTCTTCACATTAGGAGAAGCTCGAGCACAGGGTGGAAGGCAAGAGACTATCTCTGGTTTGGTTTGGGAAAAGTCCTACAACGAGGCCGTGATAGGTGCTAGGGTACAAGTGAAAGGGACTTCTCAAGGTGCCATAACAGACCTAGATGGTAGGTTTATCATTAAGAATGTAACAGTGCCAGCCATTATACAGGTTAGTTATATTGGTTATAAGACTGTGGAGATACCCGTAACATCAGAGACCACAGAACTAAGGATAGAGCTAAAAGAAGACGTTCAAAGTCTTGACGAAGTGGTGATCATCGGTTATGGTGCCTCTGCTCGTAAGCAAGACCTATCCGCATCTGTAGGAGTTATATCTAATACAGATGAACTAACAGTACGCCCCGTATCTTCAGCTACCTCTATGTTACAAGGTCAGCTTGCGGGTGTTACAGTTCAGTCTAATGGGGGTGATCCAACAGGTTTGCCCAGTTTAATAATACGTGGTCAAGGTTCTCAGAATGGAGATAACGTTCTTTGGGTGGTAGATGGAGTACCAGGAGCTCCTATAACCTCAGTCAATGAAATAGAGTCAATTGTAGTGCTGAAAGATGCCGCATCAGCAGCAATATATGGAGCTCAATCTGGGGCTGGTGGAGTAGTGCTTGTAACAACAAAGAAGGCAAGAAAGGGAGCCCCATCTATTTCCTACGATGGTATCGTTGGTTTTCGACAGGCCTCAAACTTACCAAGAGGACTTAATGCAGAAGAACAGCTCAGGATGCGTACGCTTTCGTTGAAAAATGCGGGAAGGACTATTCCCGATGCTTGGAATCCTACAAAGAATCCATGGATCACAACCACTCGTACCAATTGGATGGATGAGATATTCCGGACTGCTACCTATCATCGCCACAATATAGCACTGAATGTGGGTACAGACGTTTCCGCAAACCGCTTTACGTTTTCTTACGATGATAATCAAGGTGTACTGATTGGCACTTACAATAAAAACCTTTCTTTAAGGTACAATGGCTCTTTTGACATTAATAACTATGTGACAATTTCAGAAGACCTAATATGGAGTCAAGGCGATAGTAGAAGCAAAAATACTAATGATGCTTATACGGGCCCAATCTTATCAGCCATTTATATGCCTTCGAGTGCAGAGGTATATAACCCTCTTGATGGGAGCTTTGGAGGAGTCACAACTGAGGACCCCGAATATATCAAAAAGTATGGTCCTAACCTAGCTGCTGCTCACGGAGACGTTGTAAACCCAGTTCGCCTACTGATTGCAGAAAATCGCTTTAATAAAAGTAGTGACTTGTGGTCTACCTCTTCTTTGACGGTAAAAAATATTGTGCCGGGCTTTAAGTTCAATAGCCGTTTTTCTTACAATATCTACAACTCATTTTACAAAAACTTTAATCCTCGCGTGGATGAACCCGGCAAACCAAATGAAGATAATACTCTTTCTCAGAACTCTTATCGCACAGAGGCATGGGATGTCGAGAATACACTTACTTATGATACCACATTGGACAAGCACTCTGTCGGAGCTCTTGTCTCAAGCACTGCAAATCATTGGGAGTCTCGCGGAATGAGCGGGATAGGTAGGAGCTTTGCCGATGAGAGTGCTTCGATGGTGTATATGCCAAATGCTGAAAGTACTTCAGCGGATGACTGGTTTGGTGGACCTGATGCCAATCTTTCGATTGTTTCGCGTCTATCATATAGTTACGATGATCGCTACTTCGCCACAGCTTCATGGAGAAGAGATTATGCTGGACGTCTCCCAGAGAACAAAAACTATGGAGATTTCCCTGCCGTGACAGCTGCTTGGAAGATTTCTAATGAAGGATTCTTTCCTAAAAATGATATCCTCTCACTCCTCAAATTTCGTGGATCATGGGGGCGGATTGGTAATTTAAGCTCCGTTGGAATGAATTATAAGTCCCCGACTCTTGGTCGTACGTTCTGGGATGAAGGTGCACATTATGGAGCAGAGATAAATACTCAGTATAATACCTTTTTCTACTTTAGTAATCAATCCAATCCTAATCTTACATGGGAGACCGCTGAACAACTAGACTTGGGTATAGACCTTGTGATGTTTAGAAATAAGTTATCACTATCTATGGATTATTTTGACAAAAGAACTTTCAACTTAATTCAAGAGCAGACTCTCGGGTGGCCTAGTACAATTGGACTTGATGCTCCATTAATCAACGAAGGGGAAATCAAAAATCAGGGTTTTGAATTAAGCTTCAATTGGTACAATAATCCTATTAAGGATTTCTCATACTCAATTAGTGGTAACCTAACATATCTCAAGAACTGGGTATCTAATATAGGAGTGATGAATAGTGATGGTACTAAAGGGGTATGGGCTGTGAAAAGTTCAGAATTCCGTGATATCCCGTATATGATTCAGACTGCTGAAGGAGAGCCTCTCAATTCGTTTTATCTTATCAAGACTGACGGAATCTTTCAAACTGATCAAGAAGCTGAGGATTATACGCACGATGGGAAACGAATCCAGCCAAATGCAAAAGCTGGGGACCTGAAGTTTGTAGATTTCAATGGTGACGGTAATATCGATAATGAAGACCGCCAATATATGGGCAATGCTACTCCAGATTTCACTTACGCATTGACTCTAGGAGCAACTTACAAAAAGCTTTCTTTATCATTGATGCTGCAGGGCGTACATGGAGCACAAGCACTTAATGTCGCTAAGTATATGACCATGAGCGATGTCAACGGCAATTTCAATAGGGATAGCAGAATTTTAGATGCCTGGTCTCCTACAAATACAGGGTCTAATATACCTCGACTTTCAAAAAATGATCCTAACCAAAACTTTTCTAGACCATCAGACTGGTACCTCGAGGATGCTTCTTATTTAAGAGTCAAGAATGTTACTATTTCGTATGACCTGACCGATGTTATTCGGAACTGGGATCATCTTAATGATCGTATGAGTTCTTTATCTCTCTTCATGAGTGGTGATAACTTACTTACTTTCACTAAATATTCTGGTATGGACCCAGAGACTGGAGGTTGGGATGCTATGAAGTACCCAGTATCTAGAGTCTTCTCTTTTGGTATAAAAATGACTTATTAA
- a CDS encoding RagB/SusD family nutrient uptake outer membrane protein: MKKIIYYIGFLLTIATFSACKGFLDVKPEGTPTADNYFKNDYQAIKIVDGMYARIHQEQLFGRNLFWEQGAANDIVWGRSSSGTTLCTFKYTGDESRLTSAYEHLNASIARANFAIDGFLKKQSTQELSDIEKRSLGESYFMRAFAHFYLAYRYATDEQGFPFVRYEDYEDGYDNSIPTQRKSVMENYQLIIEDLDHAIEYLPRFEEYSEADRGRAHKVAAIGYKAKVNAYWATWDKSRWSEVIKLVNELETEYNRGLADSFDQVFSSEFSDFWNREYVWTVPSNGGTLGGGSKFPGVVLENKGWGKYNGWGQIKPTLDIYEEMLLDGDGNDRLVRSILAYDQEFVYFGETMRFYAAQDIESGFQINKYMDAFKHKNAMDDGYVNPNGNFMTTRINFPILRFAELLLFRAEAYLMTGRADLATIDINRIRERSHLKPLAKTATMADLYHERRCELAFEFTDHLFDLKRWHRSDNDEIKRIATMELNARPRVRKYENRSDSKSSFKIDYYDDYQDKAKYQDYMMVFPYPPIVIINSKGQLKQNPGY, translated from the coding sequence ATGAAAAAAATAATATATTATATAGGGTTCCTTTTGACAATCGCGACCTTCTCCGCTTGTAAAGGTTTTCTGGATGTTAAGCCTGAAGGAACACCTACGGCAGATAACTACTTCAAGAATGATTATCAGGCTATCAAGATTGTTGATGGCATGTATGCAAGAATACACCAAGAGCAACTCTTCGGGCGAAATCTATTTTGGGAGCAGGGAGCTGCAAATGATATTGTCTGGGGACGATCATCTTCGGGGACTACACTTTGTACATTCAAGTACACTGGTGATGAGTCTAGATTGACTAGTGCGTATGAACACCTGAATGCGTCTATCGCTAGAGCTAACTTCGCTATTGATGGTTTTCTCAAAAAACAATCTACACAAGAACTCTCTGATATAGAGAAGCGATCTCTAGGGGAGTCGTACTTTATGAGAGCCTTTGCTCATTTTTATCTTGCTTATAGATATGCTACTGATGAGCAAGGGTTTCCCTTTGTGAGGTATGAGGATTATGAAGATGGCTATGATAATTCTATCCCTACTCAGAGGAAAAGTGTGATGGAGAATTATCAACTTATTATTGAAGATCTTGACCATGCTATAGAGTACTTGCCACGTTTTGAGGAGTACAGTGAAGCTGATAGGGGCCGTGCACACAAGGTGGCTGCTATAGGGTATAAGGCAAAGGTTAATGCGTATTGGGCGACTTGGGATAAAAGTAGGTGGTCTGAGGTTATTAAGCTGGTGAATGAGCTGGAGACAGAATATAATAGAGGACTAGCTGATTCTTTTGATCAGGTATTCTCTTCTGAGTTTTCTGACTTCTGGAATAGAGAGTACGTATGGACTGTACCAAGCAATGGTGGTACTTTAGGCGGTGGATCTAAGTTTCCTGGAGTTGTACTCGAAAATAAAGGTTGGGGTAAGTATAATGGTTGGGGTCAAATCAAACCGACCTTAGATATCTATGAGGAGATGCTTCTCGATGGAGATGGGAATGACCGTTTGGTTAGATCTATTTTAGCTTATGATCAAGAATTTGTGTATTTCGGTGAGACTATGCGATTCTATGCTGCACAAGATATAGAGTCTGGATTTCAGATTAATAAGTATATGGATGCCTTCAAGCATAAGAATGCTATGGATGATGGCTACGTTAATCCGAATGGTAACTTCATGACTACACGAATTAACTTTCCTATTCTTCGATTTGCCGAGTTACTCCTATTCCGTGCTGAAGCTTACCTGATGACTGGTCGGGCTGATCTTGCGACAATTGATATAAATAGAATCAGAGAACGCTCTCATCTCAAACCCCTAGCGAAGACTGCCACGATGGCAGATCTTTATCATGAGCGTAGATGTGAATTAGCATTTGAGTTCACAGACCATCTTTTCGATTTAAAGCGTTGGCATCGTTCGGATAATGATGAGATTAAGAGGATAGCCACTATGGAGTTAAATGCTCGGCCAAGAGTTCGTAAGTACGAGAATAGAAGTGACTCTAAGTCTAGTTTTAAGATTGACTATTATGATGATTATCAGGATAAGGCTAAGTATCAGGATTATATGATGGTTTTTCCTTATCCACCTATCGTTATAATTAACTCTAAAGGTCAGCTTAAGCAGAATCCTGGATATTGA
- a CDS encoding endonuclease/exonuclease/phosphatase family protein has protein sequence MYKKLKRFLLVAFLASFSMHMSSQEPSDLDALKVMTFNIRMETEEDEGNMWMYRTELVEPFLRDQNPDLIGAQEVLYGQLIDLKSMLPDYGCIGVGREDGMKKGEFAPILYNKNKLILLESSYFWLSETPERPSFGWDAACERIVTWALFKRISDDRQILFVNTHFDHQGEVARKKSAEMIKKLVSKWSSTIPVIVVGDFNSVPSSPVILSLGEQLKDSYVQAESKEGTAWTFHDFGRLPINERHRIDYIFYCGGLVPLSYTNFDQPSNVDGNIWLSDHTPVVTTFRID, from the coding sequence ATGTATAAAAAATTGAAACGATTCCTTTTGGTCGCTTTCTTGGCCTCATTCTCAATGCATATGTCGTCGCAAGAACCATCTGACCTCGACGCACTTAAGGTGATGACATTTAACATCCGAATGGAAACAGAGGAGGATGAAGGTAACATGTGGATGTATCGTACGGAGTTAGTAGAGCCATTTCTGAGAGATCAGAACCCCGACCTAATAGGTGCCCAAGAGGTGCTTTATGGGCAGTTGATTGACTTGAAGTCAATGCTACCTGATTATGGATGTATTGGGGTAGGCCGGGAGGATGGCATGAAAAAAGGAGAATTTGCTCCAATCCTGTACAATAAGAATAAACTGATCTTGCTTGAATCTAGTTACTTTTGGCTCTCAGAAACACCAGAAAGACCAAGCTTTGGTTGGGATGCAGCTTGTGAAAGAATAGTTACATGGGCCTTATTCAAAAGAATTTCTGATGATCGTCAGATCTTGTTTGTCAATACTCACTTTGATCATCAAGGTGAAGTAGCTCGTAAAAAAAGTGCTGAGATGATTAAAAAGCTTGTGTCTAAGTGGAGTAGTACTATACCAGTGATAGTTGTGGGTGATTTCAATTCAGTCCCATCATCACCGGTAATTCTTTCTTTAGGAGAGCAATTAAAAGATAGTTATGTCCAGGCGGAGTCTAAAGAAGGGACGGCATGGACTTTTCACGACTTTGGACGTCTCCCTATTAATGAACGCCACCGTATAGATTATATCTTTTATTGTGGTGGTTTAGTACCACTGAGTTACACTAACTTCGATCAGCCATCCAATGTTGACGGTAATATTTGGCTTTCTGACCACACTCCAGTCGTAACTACTTTTAGAATTGACTAA